From the Prochlorococcus marinus str. AS9601 genome, the window GAGAATTATATTCTGGGGAACACCTGAATATTCAATTGCTAGCCTTGATATTTTTATTAAATCTAAGCACGAAGTAATTGGAGTAGTTAGCCAACCCGATAAGAAAAGATCTAGGGGAAATAAATTAATATCCTCTCCTGTTAAAAGCTTTGCCGAGCAAGAATCTATAAAAATTTATACTCCAGTAAAAATCAGGGACAATATACATTTTATAAATGAACTTAAATCACTATCTTGTGATTTATTTATTGTTATTGCTTACGGGAAAATATTACCAAAAGAGATATTAGAAATCCCAAAATTTGGATGCTGGAACGCACATGCTTCATTACTTCCAAGATGGCGAGGTGCAGCCCCAATCCAATGGTCGCTAATAAAGGGTGATAAATTTACTGGTGTAGGAATTATGAAAATGAATGAGGGACTAGATACTGGCGACTTATTATTGGAAGAAAAAATTAAAATTGGTAATGAAGATAATTTAAATACACTATCGGAAAAACTTAGTATTTTGTCTGCAAAATTATTTTTAAAAGCCGCATCACTACTCGAAGAAAATTTTTATAAAAATACTAAATCTCAATTAACAAAACAAAATTCCCTTGGAAGAGAAATTACTTACGCAAGAATGATTGAAAAATCAGACTTTAGAGTTGATTGGGGTAATCAGGCAATTGCTATTTCTCAAAAAATAAAAGGATTATACCCACGAGCAAATACAATTTTTAGAGGTAAGAACCTAAAAATACTTAAAATCAAAGTTTTGAGTAGCGATGAAATTAAAAATGAAAAATACCTTTTCATGAGCGATTATTCAAGACCAGGTATTATTCTTGCTGTAATAGAAGATGAAGGAATAATAATTTCAACTAAAACTGATCCGATTATATTGTTAGAAGCGAAACTTGAAGGCAAAAACATTTCTAGCAAAAAGCAATTGATACAACAGTTAAAGCCATCAGTAGGTGAATATCTCTCAGATTAAGTTTTTGATTATTTTTTAGAGAATCCCCAAATAAAAGCAAAAAGAATCAAAAAATAAAAATAATAGTCTGGAAGAATAGATTCTTTAACTAACGTATTTAGTAAAAGTTTAATCCCCACTATTAAAATTGCTACGTAACCAGCTGTTTCTAATCTAGAAAATATATCCAGAAGTTTTAGAAAAATCCCCGATGTAAATCTTAAGGCTAATACACCAATCACAGCTCCAAATATAATTAATATGTATTGATCACTGATAGCTACTGCAGTAGTGATGCTATCTATGGAAAAAGCAAAATCAGTAATTGAAAGAAGTGCTACAACTCTTAAGAACCTAAAATTATTTTTATTATTTTCAGTCCCATTTTCGGTGTTTTCTATATCTGAATTTAAAAAAACATTTGAGAAGAATAAGTATATTAAATAAAAACCAGCAAAAACTCTAATAAGAATAAACTTTAGAAGAACATTAGATAATATGATCAGAATAATCCTAAATAATAAAGATATTGTTATGCCAATATTTAAGGCTCTTGACCTTAATTCTGAAGTGTCGAGGGATTTAGTAAGAGAAGCTAGTGCGACAGCATTATCTGCCGATAATAATAATTCTAGAGCAATTAATATTGGTAAAAGTGTAAAGATTTCGTACCAACTATCTACCTGATCTAGCGTGGGTATAAAAGAATTTATTGCAGCTGAATCCATCAAATATTATTCACAATCAGTATAAAATCTAATATAATATATCGGATATTTGTAATCAAGATTGATAACTATAAATGAGTTTAAATACTTTAGTTGATTATATTTCGAACTCACAAATTACTTCTGAATTAGTAAAAAGAATTTCAAAAAATAATGAATTAAATATTGTTGGTTCAAGTAGATATGCTAAATCAATAATCTTAGATAGCATCGCAAAAAAAGAGAAAAAAAATATATTATTAATTTGTCCTAATGTAGAAATTGCCTACAAATGGATTGGTTATTTTGAAAGTATAAATGATAAAGCAGTTTTATATTATCCTCCAAAAGAACATCTACCATACTCATCAATTAATAAATCCAAAGAGATTGAATTTAGTCAGCTTACTGTTTTATCCAAATTAATAAAAAAAGAGAAAAATGAACTTAATATTGTTATATCAACAGAGAGATCACTACAACCTCATCTAATAAATAAAAACTTATTAATTGAAAATAAGTTGAATTTACAAAAAGGGGTTCAAATCGAGATTCAAGAATTAGCAAATAAACTTTCTTTACTTGGTTATACGAAGGATAATGTAACTTCAACAGAGGGATTCTGGAGTAGGAGAGGGGAAATAATAGATATTTATCCCGTCAATAATGAGTTTCCTATAAGATTAGAATTTTTTGATAATGTAATTGAGAAGATAAGAGAATATGATCCCCATACACAAAAAACATTAGAAAGTATTAATAATATTGAAATAATACAGGCTGGATTTAATTTGCTAATTAAAGATAAGTTAAATAATTTTTCTAAGAACGGTATTTTTAATTCAGAAGATATAAATAAAAATAATCTTGATCGGTATTTAGGAATAATTGAAAAAACCCCCTCAAATATAATAGATTTTATTGATAGGGAAACAATTCTCGTAATTGATGAATTAGAAGATTGTACTAAATTTGCAAATAATTGGTATCAAGATTCAGAAAGTAATTTTGATAATTGTGAGTATGAATTAAATGAGAACCTTAAAAATAATGATATTAATTTACAGGCCAAACCTAATTTACATTTAAAGTTTGACGAAATATTAAATTCACTAGGAAATTTTAATTTGATAAAATTTTATGAATTTGAATCTAAAACCAATATTGATAATAAGTTTTTGTTAAATGATAAAAGAATAAATTCATACTCTAAAAATATAGGAAAATTATCCAATGATATAAATAAAAATATAAAAAATAATGAGAAAGTATGGATATTATCAGCACAGCCATTGAGGACTAGGACTTTACTTTTTGAGCACGAATGTAATACAAATTTCTTAAACAATCCTAATGATATTGATGAAGCATTTAAGTCAATTAATAATTCAACTCCTTTAATTTTAAAAAATAAGAACAATTATGAAATCGAGGGTTTTTATCTTCCAATTTGGAAAGTTGTCCTAATAACAGATAAAGAATTATTTTCACAACAATCTCTTTTTCATAATGTATTCATAAGAAGAAAAAAAAGAAGTGTAAATTCAAATATAAACGTAAACAAGATTAGTCCCGGTGATTTTATAGTTCATAAAAATCATGGAATAGGAAAATTTTTAAAAATAGAAAAAATAAATATAACTGGAGATTCAAGAGATTATTTAGTCATTCAGTATCAGGATGGGAAGATAAGTGTTGCCGCTGATCAACTTGGTAGTGTTAACAGATATAGATCAAGTGGAAAAATAAAGCCAAAAATAAATAAATTAGGAGGGACGGAATGGGAAAGAATAAAAGACAAAAATAAGAAACAAATCAAAAAAGTTGCTGTCGATATTTTAAAACTTTATGCAAAGAGAGAGAAATTAAAGGGTTACATTTACCCAGAAGATGGTCCTTGGCAAGATGAATTAGAGGAATCATTCCCTTATCAACCAACACCTGATCAAATTACTGCTGTAGAAGAAATAAAATCTGATATGGAAAGCGAAAAGCCAATGGACAGGCTAGTTTGTGGAGATGTAGGATTTGGCAAAACAGAAGTCGCTGTTCGGGCTATTTTTAAGGCTATTACATCAGGCAAACAGGTAATATTACTTGCTCCCACAACAATCCTAGCTCAGCAACATTGGAGAACAATAAGCAATAGATTTTCACCTTACCCAATAAAAGTATCATTACTCAATAGATTCAAAACCGTTAATGAAAGAAAGGAAATCTATGCTGGTTTGAAAAATAACAAAATTGATTTAGTTGTAGCAACGCACCAAATTTTAGGAAAGGAAATAGAGATAAAAAACTTAGGACTACTTGTAATTGATGAAGAACAAAGATTTGGAGTAAGGCAAAAGGAGAAAATTAAAAAAATCAAAACAAGCATAGACGTATTAACTCTATCGGCAACTCCAATTCCAAGAACTCTTTATATGAGTTTATCTGGACT encodes:
- the fmt gene encoding methionyl-tRNA formyltransferase, translated to MRIIFWGTPEYSIASLDIFIKSKHEVIGVVSQPDKKRSRGNKLISSPVKSFAEQESIKIYTPVKIRDNIHFINELKSLSCDLFIVIAYGKILPKEILEIPKFGCWNAHASLLPRWRGAAPIQWSLIKGDKFTGVGIMKMNEGLDTGDLLLEEKIKIGNEDNLNTLSEKLSILSAKLFLKAASLLEENFYKNTKSQLTKQNSLGREITYARMIEKSDFRVDWGNQAIAISQKIKGLYPRANTIFRGKNLKILKIKVLSSDEIKNEKYLFMSDYSRPGIILAVIEDEGIIISTKTDPIILLEAKLEGKNISSKKQLIQQLKPSVGEYLSD
- a CDS encoding TerC family protein, whose amino-acid sequence is MDSAAINSFIPTLDQVDSWYEIFTLLPILIALELLLSADNAVALASLTKSLDTSELRSRALNIGITISLLFRIILIILSNVLLKFILIRVFAGFYLIYLFFSNVFLNSDIENTENGTENNKNNFRFLRVVALLSITDFAFSIDSITTAVAISDQYILIIFGAVIGVLALRFTSGIFLKLLDIFSRLETAGYVAILIVGIKLLLNTLVKESILPDYYFYFLILFAFIWGFSKK
- the mfd gene encoding transcription-repair coupling factor — its product is MSLNTLVDYISNSQITSELVKRISKNNELNIVGSSRYAKSIILDSIAKKEKKNILLICPNVEIAYKWIGYFESINDKAVLYYPPKEHLPYSSINKSKEIEFSQLTVLSKLIKKEKNELNIVISTERSLQPHLINKNLLIENKLNLQKGVQIEIQELANKLSLLGYTKDNVTSTEGFWSRRGEIIDIYPVNNEFPIRLEFFDNVIEKIREYDPHTQKTLESINNIEIIQAGFNLLIKDKLNNFSKNGIFNSEDINKNNLDRYLGIIEKTPSNIIDFIDRETILVIDELEDCTKFANNWYQDSESNFDNCEYELNENLKNNDINLQAKPNLHLKFDEILNSLGNFNLIKFYEFESKTNIDNKFLLNDKRINSYSKNIGKLSNDINKNIKNNEKVWILSAQPLRTRTLLFEHECNTNFLNNPNDIDEAFKSINNSTPLILKNKNNYEIEGFYLPIWKVVLITDKELFSQQSLFHNVFIRRKKRSVNSNINVNKISPGDFIVHKNHGIGKFLKIEKINITGDSRDYLVIQYQDGKISVAADQLGSVNRYRSSGKIKPKINKLGGTEWERIKDKNKKQIKKVAVDILKLYAKREKLKGYIYPEDGPWQDELEESFPYQPTPDQITAVEEIKSDMESEKPMDRLVCGDVGFGKTEVAVRAIFKAITSGKQVILLAPTTILAQQHWRTISNRFSPYPIKVSLLNRFKTVNERKEIYAGLKNNKIDLVVATHQILGKEIEIKNLGLLVIDEEQRFGVRQKEKIKKIKTSIDVLTLSATPIPRTLYMSLSGLRQMSLLNTPPPSRRSIKTYLAEIDMDVIRTAINQELDRGGQIFYVLPRISDINQALNKLKNIFPSLKFIVAHGQMNETELENAMIAFNNGEVDLMICTTIIESGLDIPKVNTIIIEDSHKFGLSQLYQLRGRVGRSSVQAHAWLFYPDINKINDAAKQRLKAIKDFSELGSGYQLAMKDMEIRGVGSLLGEEQSGKVNAIGYDLYIEMLHEAISEISGQEIPEVNDTQIDLPINAFIPATWILNREEKLEAYKSATECSKNDELTELATDWVNRYGNLPKPVESLIMIMRLKLLAKKCGFSKIKLKKPNILIETKLKNSTFKILKNSLASSVQNKFNFNEGEQLSIITIRGLGATEIQNQIDQLMLWFESFEREIKNFDKELLMKKE